In Phaeodactylum tricornutum CCAP 1055/1 chromosome 30, whole genome shotgun sequence, a single window of DNA contains:
- a CDS encoding predicted protein, which produces MAIYEKELNTASNTVYEMKTADYAELLSMPGNSVCADCGAVNPNWGSPKLGILFCTDCSGKHRGLGTHISFVRSVHMDAWTDQQLQYMRLGGNDRCRTYLQEHGVPVDADTSVRDKYDNDVAELYRCRLQARVEGITEPTLLPPRKPKPTVTGKQRMQGFGSSAAPTPSKNASKAILLGVPIVVAAAIGGLLYLRQ; this is translated from the exons ATGGCAATTTATGAGAAAGAACTGAACACAGCCAGCAACACGGTGTACGAAATGAAGACGGCTGACTATGCCGAGCTGCTCAGCATGCCCGGAAATAGTGTGTGTGCTGACTGTGGGGCGGTCAACCCGAACTGGGGATCACCGAAGCTCGGAATCTTGTTTTGCACCGATTGTAGTGGTAAACATAG GGGCCTAGGTACGCACATTTCCTTTGTGCGATCAGTCCATATGGATGCTTGGACCGACCAGCAACTACAGTATATGAGATTGGGAGGAAACGATCGCTGTCGAACGTATTTGCAAGAGCACGGCGTACCGGTGGACGCGGATACCAGTGTCCGCGACAAGTATGACAACGATGTGGCCGAGCTATATCGTTGTCGGTTGCAAGCCCGTGTCGAAGGAATAACGGAGCCGACGCTATTGCCACCTCGGAAACCGAAACCAACAGTTACTGGCAAGCAACGCATGCAAGGATTCGGAAGCAGTGCTGCCCCGACGCCTTCGAAGAATGCTTCGAAAGCAATTTTGCTGGGAGTTCCAATCGTTGTGGCGGCGGCAATTGGGGGTTTGCTGTATTTGCGACAGTAG
- a CDS encoding predicted protein, translated as MASHSIQTRTDAYKCVIALNNIGVSLMERGAYLQAAQTFKEAVVALQLAMRVGLPLDFDEQHAVSLAAIHESVRSAYQRVAKSVLSSVATRTECLHAPEVSVRSISNDEWDPIVMKSILADSEHSFFSNPLCIRIEPSTCGFEQELGDCELNAAILLQNFGVAQMCLLATTSIREKTCRYQSGAMKLFRIAHTILLQHRGVIEHNENDQLHTTLMITSATTLNSLGQLLLLGNREEEASQVSANLAALVDSVTETENLLGHEYYLKTSRSAAAA; from the coding sequence ATGGCTAGCCACAGCATTCAGACTCGCACTGATGCCTACAAATGTGTTATTGCACTCAACAATATCGGAGTATCGCTAATGGAACGTGGAGCATATCTACAGGCCGCGCAAACCTTTAAGGAGGCCGTGGTTGCTCTGCAATTGGCGATGCGAGTGGGCCTTCCTCTAGACTTCGACGAACAACACGCCGTCAGCTTGGCCGCAATTCATGAATCTGTCCGTTCCGCTTACCAACGAGTCGCAAAATCCGTGCTTTCGTCTGTCGCTACAAGAACCGAATGCTTGCATGCCCCCGAAGTTTCGGTCAGATCAATTTCCAACGATGAATGGGATCCTATCGTAATGAAGTCGATTCTCGCTGACTCCGAGCATTCTTTTTTTTCGAATCCCCTGTGCATTCGCATTGAACCCTCCACATGCGGATTCGAGCAAGAGTTAGGCGACTGCGAGCTCAATGCAGCTATCTTATTGCAAAATTTTGGTGTCGCTCAAATGTGCTTGCTAGCGACAACATCAATACGAGAAAAAACTTGCCGGTATCAGAGTGGCGCCATGAAACTCTTTCGAATCGCCCATAcgatccttttgcaacacCGTGGTGTCATCGAGCACAACGAGAATGATCAGTTGCACACCACTTTAATGATTACGTCCGCTACAACGCTCAATAGCCTCGGCCAACTGCTCTTGCTCGGAAAccgcgaagaagaagcctCACAAGTTTCGGCCAATCTGGCAGCTTTGGTGGATTCCGTGACGGAAACCGAAAACCTTCTGGGCCACGAATACTATTTAAAAACCAGCCGCTCGGCAGCTGCAGCATAG